Within Malus domestica chromosome 04, GDT2T_hap1, the genomic segment AAACCCTAGATTCACAGCCATCGACCTCCTCAAGAacccattagggttttttttttttttttcggagaAAACCCTAGAAACGGTCTGTTTACAGATATGAATATATTATTAATTTCGTAATTAGTTATCAGAATTTAATTACTAGATCCATGTCTTTTTTTACTCATCTGGGTATCTCACAATTTACTCTCTTTTTTTCaccattttatttgattttgtgaacAATTCTTGTATGATGTTTTGGACGTTGTGCATGTTGTTGATAAAGTATGAAAACCTGCTTCCAGCTGTAGCTTGTGGAGAATCTCATTAGCAAATGAGAGAGGTTGGGGTTGGAGTGACAGAATTTCTCTTCTCTGTGTCAAGCGGTTTGGTGCTTTTGAGATCCATCCTCGTTCACTGGGAAAAGTGTACTGTattttttttcccctttctAAATTCCTTCAACTCATGTACAGTTAATTGTATCTCCTCTAATTCATGTTGCTGTATGCTTTCCCTTGTACTCATCTGTTCTGATCTGTTCACATCAAAAGATTCCTTTGAAAtctataaattttattatttttattatcttaatGAGATTCGGTCCTCTTCAATATATTTGTCTTAATGAGATTCGGTTCTGATCTGTTCATATAGTGCATACTGAAtgtgttttttgtttgtaacaaacaaatattattaatctaattttttaaggtaaaaatattataatctaattaaatttatttaaactaCAAGAAAATATATTCGAATTTGGATACAGAGAGAAAAACACATTGTTCTAGTCAATTATGTGGTTCACCTCAAATTAATATGATGAAGAATCTTATGTATATGCAAAATTAACTATTTTTCTCAAGAATATGCCCTGTGTATGCAATATGATACTGAACTCTTTCTATCTCTCAATGTCAAGCAATCAAGCTATTGTTAACTCGCTAGATTAATTAGCCTGGTTTATATAAATATAGTAATTAAGTAACATGACAACAGTAATGTACATAGTTGCAGATTTGATAGATATGGTCCTATGGACAAGGGCCCTTAACAGCCCTAAATATATTAAGCTTCATGATAGGAAACATAATTTCAGATCTGAAAGAGGACAAGAGAAcccatattttcttttggttttggtcTTCATTGAGAGAGAGACAGAtatataggtagataaatagatgcataaatttatCTACCATGGAGAAATAAATATGCAAGATTTCTGCAGTGCCCCAAAACATGTGGTTATGCCTATTGTTCTATCCCATAAATCATGTGTAACCGAAATTGGGCAAACATCTCTTCATTTGATGAGGATTTCCTAATTTTTAATACATTATTTGTGGACCAAACTTTTACATCCTCAAGGTCGAGAAATAAACAGTATGCTACATGAAAGAGaaacacctctctctctctctctctctctctcaatgaaGACAGCTGCTATGCAAGGCAAGAGGCAAGTATGATGTGTGACGTATATAGTATTTTCAAAAGTTATCAATCTCATTACGCTATGAAATTGAATGTCAAACATGCATCTTATAAGAAGCAGCTACCTAACCTCTtcatcaatataacattttctCTTTCGAGCAACTTATACATGACATAGATAAGGTGTTATTGTGTCATCCCATGCCCATAAAAATGTCATAGAGAGTAAAAATTATAAGTATTTTATGCTATCGACACGACgccactacaatagtgtatttaTACATACGCCGAAGGTGGAATTTACAAAATGTTAGCAACTGTGCATGAACCCAAGTTTGATTGATGGACCTGTAACTTTTAATTTGGTTGTTAGTTGTGTGCTCACTCAACACTTCATTTTTGTTTGCAAGCCCCATATGGCTACACTCCATATAAGCTTTATGGAGAATGAGTGCACCGTCACGTCACCCATTTGTTGCTTACAAACCTTTGCAGGCTTGCCTCAACAAGAACAACTGGTTGGCGTGGGTTGCTTGCCAGAGTTTGTTACATGCTATAATTAGGCATGACCATGAGCTGGGGAGATTCTCTATGAGGATATCCACCATCACAATTATATAGCACTCATCATGCGTTAAAGTGATACTCTTACTTTGAAAGTCACCCACCCATAAACGAGTATAGTTTTGTTGCTTAAGCTCAAAAGATGTGCATGAGATAAGAGGTTTTGGTGTAAATGGTTAGATGACTCAATAAGATTTAATATATGTTGAAAGAAGAAAGCAATGCCAACTTTTAACTTTTATATATCAAAGTTGATGATAAAAGATATTAGTTGTGAGGAAAATTAATCTCTTTTAATTCTTACAAAAATGATCGGACTGGAAGAATATTacccaataaaataaaaaagacacCCTAATAACTctatgtgacgacccgtccctaattttccatATAATTTTATCTCCGAGTGTGTAAAATGACGTTTATGCCCTGGTTGGCAAAGTGACGTCGACACAGTTATTCAGctttaaattaattttctcGATATCGTAATTAATTATTACCCATTGTTATGAATGCGTGAAAGAGAGTTAGACCCCGAATCAGACTTGTAACGAAAAAGTTACGTTTAGTTAAAGTGAGTTAACAATGGGTAGATTTGTACACGTGCGTGTTAATTATTCAGTGTAGGAAACTACTGTTTTTGATAAGGCATGTTAGACTTCGTCTGATTTCAAATTGTACAAAACCTTATCATTTTTCTCTTTAAAAACCTGTCCCGTGCCCTTTCTCCTTCACCAACCAATCAATCACTCTCCTCACTTCCCTCACCTAATCAGACAACTACCCTCTCTCTTCTTTATGTCCAATCAgaacctctccctctctctctctcttcttcttctctccctcACCCGAGTCTCCCTTCTTTCTACAACAACCAAGACTCACCATCAAACTTCATAGATCGACCTTTAAATTACCACCATTATACTCTCCTCATCCCCACGAACCTATCGGTACGAACCGATCATGAAATGATCAAGTTTTGAACCTCCAACTAGGAGCAACTTGGAGCTCCGACTCGGGTGTGGATTCTTTGATGATTTATAGTTCGAGTTACAAGTTTTTGGGAAGCTTAGAAGCCACTACACAACTCCTGGTGGCCACTAACCTAAGTTGGGAGAGGAGCCAACGTTGAAACACGCAGTTTCAAGGAGTTGAAAATAGGTCCGAGACTTTTGAGCTTTGTCAGTCCACTTCTTTCTACTTTTTGGACTTCCAAAAGGTATAGACTTGTTCTACTCTtcataagcttcatttccatataaagtacgtcaaaaatggttgagaaatgaagaagatatgaagttttaaattttttccaGAATCCCGTTAAAATTCTCCAATTTCCAGCGAATTAGATGGCGGCATTGGAGCAGGCAGACGGTGGAGGAcaatcggagaagaaggagaatattccgttaaagttaacagaatattctatatattccgtcaaatctgacggaatattcctctGTCATTTGTCAGCGTGTCAGGCGCGTGTGGCTGCAACTTGGCGGCATGTGAGGGCGCGTCCGGTCTCCGGGTGCCACGTGCTTGACGTGTACAGGTCCGTGATGTCGAGTAGAATGTTTTTGTATATTTAAACCATCCGTTTGAGCAAATTATGGGAGATTTTCCTAGCCTTTTAGTGTAtgtcctaattaattaattagtaaagttatttcacatataggtgagacttaccCCGAGTAGGTATGAGGACAAACAAGGCTAGGATGCTACAATCCATCGatgtatcagtgagtgggcatttgtttttatatattatatataaagttTATAGTTTCCACATGTGCTTTTGGATTGAATTTACGCCAATCATGCCATGttctatttaattttaaaaatgtcaTATTATTGTTGAGATTTTTATATATTGTCATGGCATGTTCTTATACATATTACTtgctcatcatgcatgcttGCACAAGTGTATTACTAGCCCTAACCAGGGCCAGGCTtaacgtgtatgttcacatcacaccgcacactcaccttggacccattgtaggtgccagtacggtcgtacaggttgcaataggcaacttcgactcgtatgtgatgagcctagcgccagtcttcacgtgattgtagtactatagcgtatattatgattacactcaGTCCTGTTGATGGCATAACTTATCTACATGAGCTAGTGTGTTAGTATAGATTGATGAACACCTGATTTTACTTATGCTACTGTTGAGATATTATGATTGGCGTATTTATGGATTTGTTGTTGATTTACagttgatttcatacttatatgtagtatgattttctagaaactatatatgttttacggcgatgggttagtatgttcataaaataaatgtgttttataaacctttgtttttgcccactcacccttctgttttttGCCCCTTCAGGACCTAATTAGCTGAATACCCTGTGGCATTCGAGGAATCTCTGGCGTATTCTGACATTACCATAGATAAATGTAGGGGCTTTTTCCTTGTTGTGTATTAAGTACTTTAACTAGTTTCGACTGCACTACTTATGTCATACTGTCATCTATGCTTTGAACAATATTTGTGTTTTATGTGTTTGTCCCACTACTGCGCACTTTCTACTTTAGATTAAATAAATGTTAGTTTTGGCTTAAATTTATCCATATTTTTATGCTTCACTTTcctttttggttacgtcacctttGGGTGTAGGCCATCATGCCTCGacttcggtcggggtgtgtcactccatcttttttaatttatattttgaataaacTATAATTAAGTTTTAGGATTAAATGACATAAAAGCCCTCAACCATTTAGTGTTATTCCAAATTGGTCTCAACCTTTTTAATCATTCCAAACAAGTACCCAACCTTTTGAAAATGTCACATCCGTTAAGCCTAGTTAAAGTCAGTTAAATTAACTAGGGGTTACTTTGTCTCCAAAATAAATGGAAGGTCATGGAAGCATAAACTTCACCAACTAACCGTCACCACCACCCCATCATGCCATTACCTCCAGACCCCAATGCAAAACTACTAACTTCAACTACaactcaagccaccaacatcGAGAAGAAGGTTATGGAGGTTGTTGAAATGGTATGGACTACCATGATGCAACACCGCCATCTTTACCGCCCACATAAACGAACCTGAAGCTTTACAATTCGCAAAATCAGCATATGAAGAAAACACATGATCAGAAACAAGCTCCTATAAGCCCTATCTGATGTAATTTCAATTTGGGTccattttttattcaatttagtACCCCGTTTGATCATTGCGTTCCATATTGTATAATCTATGTTTGAAATTTAGATTTTGAGACAGTTAATACTAATGTTGACCACAATATACCCCGTTGGTGGGGTTTGAATATAATATGTGTTTGAAACTAATTGGGGCTTGATggatgtgacattttcaatatATTGACACttgtttgaaatgtttaaaaaatgTTGAGACTAATTTGGAATGATACTAAAATATTGGGAGGTTTAAGGTACTTAATCCTAAattctatatataaaaaaaataatttaagagaTACCCCGACAactataattttgttttttaatatattataattttcGTAGAATTAACAGTATTGCACTAGAAAAATTATATCCATACAAGACGTCTAATGACATCAAAGACACTAAAGAAATAAACCCAAAACGGAAAACTACCCACATCATAACATTTGAAGGatttttaacgaaacactccggtactgtttactttaaccaaaactacatttttactctaaaaaatcactcatggtactatttacttacaacacatttttgtcattttgattaaaactcaaagttttcaaacattttttcgTTAGTTTCCTAACATTTAAAGCAACACTCATAACCATACCCATACAACCCACAATAACCAAATAACCCGTAACTCTAAACCTTGGCTGCCACCAACACCATATATCTCATTACATCTCATCATAAAGAACTTGTGGAACAATTGAGTTGGTTATATCAAACGATCCAGTTGTGCATAAGAGCAAACAATATATAGACTTGATTTGACTTGATAGGTGAAAAGCACATTGTTGGAATTcctttgtcccacatcggccagaaggcttgagaacaaaccatttatatagaattaccccactctaactaacaccgatGCCTTATGTATTAAAACCCCACACTTGACGGATTGAGCAGATGAccaagtggggacagtatcggtgttgttggagtgaaCCCATGACCCGTCTACCTAAAATTTAAGACACATGAGTTTATCTCAACAAAGTCTTTAAAATCTGTGATGCATTGaagtatattaaaaataaaagatgttgaaattttatttaaattcatattatattATCTCTCTCTACACTAATATTTTAGTTCTTATCTATTATAGTATCTCTTTAAATCTAAAATTACTACCTAAATTCTCTGACAAACCCAAAGATTACATAGTGACGGGGAACTCATAATCACCACAACGAACTATTATTCACCCGGATAAAGACACCCAAGATTACATAACGCACGCAGAAAGTCAGGGTTCCAGGGAAACAACTTTGCACCAACTCTCCCACCCTAAAACACAAAAACCAAACATTTGAACCGCTTATGACAATTCCAACAAAAAACAGTGAAAACACATGGAGCAAGGGCCTAGGTGTCGCGGGAAGACAACAATTTACGTTGGCAGCTGAAAGCAATCAAGGTTCGctctcaactctctctctctctctctctctgttaaaAGTTTCGATTTTGCATTTTGTGACTATGAAGCTTAAATACTATGCATATATCTTTAGGGAAGCAGAAAAACCAATAAAGAAtctgaatttataaattaatctGAACTAGCTGAAAGAAGCTAATTAATCATAATCACCAACTGATTGTTCATTGTTTAATCTTCCATAACGCAGTGAATGAAGGGTTCATTGTTTATATTCATTGGAAGCATGTGCAAACtttaccaattttttatttatttatttatttttttctgtttggtttgGTTAATTAATTACTGGGAAAATTTGAGAAATCAGTAGCAACAGTGAAAAAATCCTTTGTACCATTGTCTTGGAAGTTGTAAAACACCATTGTCTTGGAAGTTGTAAAACAATGTCACCTAAGAATTAATAGGGGCCAATCTGAACTGAATGATttatagggttagggttttagtTAATATGGTATGATTAAATTGCTTGATTGAAAAACGACTTGAGCTGTAGGCCTTTTCTACAGTGATATATTTATTCTCGATTTAAATCAGAAGAAAAGGCATTAGTTTTTGTGCATGTGATTAAAGTGCAGAAACCttaggaaagaaaagaaaaatctgaAGCTGTTTGAGAAAACCCCCATAGTAATCAAATTTCCGAACCCTAGATTGAGAAAATCTCTAAAGAAAAACTATTTACAAGCATAAAACTTGAACTGTAAAAGACCTGAAAAAGATTACTGGTGTATATATGAGTACTTAATATTTCTATGTGTTTAACAATGCAGGTGCTCTTAGCCTTGGAACCTGCCATCCAGAAACTGGAATGCCCTTAACAAGCCAGCCAATCGGCCAAGACAATGCTGCAATTCCAACGCAAGCACCCCATTGCCCCCAGTCCAGCCTCTCAGTGCTGGCAAACTTCTTCAGAAATTCCACCATTAGCAGTTGAAGAACTATGGTAATACCGATTATTGCCAAAAACAGCTTGCTCTTGAGTAACCCCTTGAATATGTTCTTCTTTTCAAGTTTTCTTGCGTTGAACTCGTTGAAGACTTGACAGAAAACAAATGTGTTGAAAATAAGGGTGTTCTTGACCTTTTCGTCCACGCCGAAAATGGATCTTCCCTTAAACTGTAGGGTTAGCAAGATTGTGATTTGATACAAGGCCTGAGCGATAAGGTTTCTCCACATGATTCTAGTAATGAGTGGTTCCGTTCGTCCCACGGGCTTCTTTTCCATGAGATCATTTGTCGGTTCTTCTGTGGCCAAAGCTAAAGCCCCCAAGGTGTCCATGATGAGATTCAACCACAGCAGCTGCACTGCAGTCAGTGGAACTTTACCAGAAGAAACAGCAGCAACAAAGTTGATAACAAGCGCAGCGACGTTGACAGTGAGTTGGAACTGGAGGAACTTTTGAATGTTGTTGTACACACACCTTCCCCATCTCAAAACTGTCACAACAGATGCGAAGTTGTCATCTAAGATGACAATATCCGAGCTCTCCTTTGCAACTTCGGTGCCTTGGATTCCCATTGAAAGCCCAATGTCTGCTTCTTTTAGCGCAGGTGCATCATTCGTGCCATCTCCTGTGACCGCAACCACATGGCCTTTCTGCTTCAAGCATTGCACCATCAGAAGCTTGTCAAATGGTGAGGATCTTGCCATCACACGTATCTTATCGATCCTTTCCATCCTCTCTTCAGGTGAGTAACCTCTGAATTGTACCCCTTCTACTACAGACTCAGTagtctccaaatcttcatctGTTTTGAGTATCCCACACTCAAACGCTATAGCTCTTGCAGTATGCAGATTGTCGCCAGTTATCATCTTAACGTTCACTCCAGCAGCTCTGCAACCGTCTACTGCTGTTCTGACTCCTGGTCTGCACGGATCCTTTATACCCACAAGACCTAAAAGTGTCATTCCACCCTCTTCAAGCTTCTCAGGAACCTGATCATTCTCGTCTTCAAGCATTCTATGCGCAAAGGCAAGGCACCGGAGGCTTTTTGATGCCATGTTCTGAATGGTTGATCCAACACGCTTTCTTTCTTCGTCATCCATCACTCTTAGCGCCCCAGTTTCATCATAATAATTTGCGCACATTGTGAGTATCATCTCAGCAGCTCCTTTCCAATGCGTCTGAGTACCCTTTTCGTTGTTCCTCCTAATCAAAACACCGCTTCTCTTTTTCTGCGAATTGAAGGTTTCTACATGAATTATCTCACAGCCTTGTTTCACTTCATCAATGTTCATACCCAAATCAAACAAGGACCATGAAAGTATTGCTTTTTCAGTAGGGCTACCCGAAATCTCAGGGAATGAAGAATTTGGTTGACAAATACTTCCGGTTGTGTTTAAACCAACACCCTCTTGGAGTAAATGGAGGACCTTAGGCGCTATCTCGGTGATATTCTCTTCGGTCATTACTTGTGTACCAAGCCAGAACTCAGTGACCTTCATCTTATTTAAAGTAAGAGTACCTGTTTTGTCTGTGCAGATTGTTGTTGCCGATCCCATTGTCTCGCAAGCGGACAGCTTCCGAACCaaagcattgtcattcatcattttcttcattGAATAAGCCAAGGTCAAAGTAACAGCCAGAGGCAGGCCTTCAGGAATCGCCACCACGACAATGGTAATTGCTGCAGCTACAATCCCCACAACACCATTCATCACATCATCAAACTTCATCTTTCTGCCTCCAAATTCCCTATTTCCGCTGACATCTACGGTGTTTCCTGTGAAATAACGAATTAGAGAAACCACAAGAACAAGGAGAGCCACTGCCAAACCAACCTTCCCAATGTACGAAGTCAGGTTGTTGAGGCGCACTTGCAAAGGTGTTTGCTCATCCAAATCGCGGCTGATCGAGCTCATCATCTCTCCCCACAGTGTGTTCATGCCCACAGAAGTTACAATCATCAAGCCAAACCCATCTGTCACCTTTGTACCTGATAGAAGAAAAGGGTTGCTTCTATCATTGATCTTAATGTGGTCGCTTTCTCCGGTCATGCTAGACTCATCCACCTTCAACGAATGCCCTTCTAAGAACAAACCGTCTGCTGGAACCTGATCACCGACCTTCAAACACACAAGATCACCAACCACAACATCAAAGATTGATGTAGGACGGCGCAGTCCATCCCTCACAACTTCCACACGTATGTCATCGCTCTTCGAAGAAAGCTTTTCAAATTGTCTTGACTGCTTAAAGTTGGAAAGTGCAGATACAATAACAACCAAGAATACAGCAACGATGATGCTGCCACCGTCATACCACCCATCTTTCAAGCCATGCTGTTTAATACCAAACCCTAGGGAAAGTATTGCACATACCAAAAGTATTATAATTGTGGGGTCCTTGAAAGCTTCAAGCACGAAACTCAGCAACCCTTTCACAGGCGGCTTCTGGTACTCATTGGTGCCAAAAACATTCTTTCTGTGTATCAGATCAGGCTCAGCGCCGCTAACACCACCCTTCATGTCAGTCTCAAGAACTGCAGCCAATTCTCGAACCCctccaaattgactcaaaagcTCAAGGTTCTTTTCCTTCACCATGTCAGCAAGCGTCTTCTGATCAATGTTgacaaaaggaaggtgtttttTGTCACGTGCATTGTTGCGATCGTCTTGATTCTTGGGTTGCACGTCTATGGTTACAAACGAGAGGGAGTACAGCAACTGGGAATTGTTAACGGTTTGTAGTTTCTTGGCAAGTGAAGTAAGAGCCCTGGTGAAGTAAATGGCTGTGAGAGCTAACCGCCACCTCCGCTTGTAAGGTTTCGGGGTTGGAAACTCTTCTTGATCGGAGATGGCTGGTTCTCCAGCAGGTTTTCGAGACCTCAGTGACATGAGAAtcgaaaagaaaattaatatttaagttgATCAAGAACACAGAATTAAGAAGAAACAAGCAACGCAGGAACAATATATCAAAACAAAAAGTAAGGCTTCACTAGTGAGGAGGTATACGTAACACTACTTGTTTATATAGGATTGATCTGAATCTTGATTTCCATGAAATTTCatggaaagaggaaagaaagtTCACTGTAGCTTCTCTTGTGTTTGGTTTCCGAAGAGAGAATTAAGGAATCTGGTTCTGATTAAGGGGATCATTAATCACAATCTTTTTGTTAATCACACAATCATGGctttgaaggaaaaagaaaaaaaccgtGTCCTAGTTTAACGTTACTTGTTTTGCTTTCTTAGATTTACGTAATGTTattcacacacttatttttacttttcttacACCCCTCTCAATTTTCAGTCATCGAATCATATAAATTGAAGGAGATCATTggccaaaaattaacaagggtgtgctagaagtaaaaatgggtgtgtgaatagcactttCCTTTATAAAATCTTGCATGTTAACCAATACCCCCATTAATGCCTTTTTTGGCTCAACTTATATCTTACTTGAGATGGGCATTTCCTCTTATATTTCAAGAGAATCATGTTGTTTGCCAAATTTCACATTTAGATCAATGGATCTAACTAATGGAAAGTTCGTGGagatttctcttttctttagcAAAAGGGAGCGTAGTTTCTTGGGACACCCTTTTGGTATAAATGCTGTTATTTTCCTTTACAAAATCTTGCATGTTAATCAATGCCCCCATTAATGCTTTTTTTGCTCAATATATTTCTTACTTGAGATGGGGATTTCCTCTTATATTTCAAGAGAATCATGTTATTTGCCGCACTTCACCTTTAGATCAACGGATCTAACTAATAGAAAGTTCGTGgagatttcttttttctttaacgAAAGGGAGCATAGTTTCTTGGTAC encodes:
- the LOC103419498 gene encoding calcium-transporting ATPase 12, plasma membrane-type-like, which codes for MSLRSRKPAGEPAISDQEEFPTPKPYKRRWRLALTAIYFTRALTSLAKKLQTVNNSQLLYSLSFVTIDVQPKNQDDRNNARDKKHLPFVNIDQKTLADMVKEKNLELLSQFGGVRELAAVLETDMKGGVSGAEPDLIHRKNVFGTNEYQKPPVKGLLSFVLEAFKDPTIIILLVCAILSLGFGIKQHGLKDGWYDGGSIIVAVFLVVIVSALSNFKQSRQFEKLSSKSDDIRVEVVRDGLRRPTSIFDVVVGDLVCLKVGDQVPADGLFLEGHSLKVDESSMTGESDHIKINDRSNPFLLSGTKVTDGFGLMIVTSVGMNTLWGEMMSSISRDLDEQTPLQVRLNNLTSYIGKVGLAVALLVLVVSLIRYFTGNTVDVSGNREFGGRKMKFDDVMNGVVGIVAAAITIVVVAIPEGLPLAVTLTLAYSMKKMMNDNALVRKLSACETMGSATTICTDKTGTLTLNKMKVTEFWLGTQVMTEENITEIAPKVLHLLQEGVGLNTTGSICQPNSSFPEISGSPTEKAILSWSLFDLGMNIDEVKQGCEIIHVETFNSQKKRSGVLIRRNNEKGTQTHWKGAAEMILTMCANYYDETGALRVMDDEERKRVGSTIQNMASKSLRCLAFAHRMLEDENDQVPEKLEEGGMTLLGLVGIKDPCRPGVRTAVDGCRAAGVNVKMITGDNLHTARAIAFECGILKTDEDLETTESVVEGVQFRGYSPEERMERIDKIRVMARSSPFDKLLMVQCLKQKGHVVAVTGDGTNDAPALKEADIGLSMGIQGTEVAKESSDIVILDDNFASVVTVLRWGRCVYNNIQKFLQFQLTVNVAALVINFVAAVSSGKVPLTAVQLLWLNLIMDTLGALALATEEPTNDLMEKKPVGRTEPLITRIMWRNLIAQALYQITILLTLQFKGRSIFGVDEKVKNTLIFNTFVFCQVFNEFNARKLEKKNIFKGLLKSKLFLAIIGITIVLQLLMVEFLKKFASTERLDWGQWGACVGIAALSWPIGWLVKGIPVSGWQVPRLRAPALLNT